In Anaerobacillus isosaccharinicus, one genomic interval encodes:
- the sigE gene encoding RNA polymerase sporulation sigma factor SigE, producing the protein MIKLKLKLTLMWYKLLMKLGLKADEIYYIGGSEALPPPLSKDEEEHLLSKLPTGDKAVRSMLIERNLRLVVYIARKFENTGINIEDLISIGTIGLIKAVNTFNPEKKIKLATYASRCIENEILMYLRRNNKIRSEVSFDEPLNIDWDGNELLLSDVLGTEEDIITKGIEEKVDRKLLVNALHTLNSREKQIMELRFGLAGGEEKTQKDVADLLGISQSYISRLEKRIIKRLRKEFNKMV; encoded by the coding sequence ATGATAAAACTTAAACTAAAATTAACATTGATGTGGTACAAACTACTAATGAAGTTAGGCTTGAAGGCTGATGAAATTTATTATATTGGTGGAAGTGAAGCATTGCCACCACCACTCTCTAAAGACGAAGAAGAGCACTTACTTAGTAAACTTCCGACAGGAGATAAAGCGGTACGATCGATGTTGATAGAACGGAATTTACGTTTAGTTGTTTACATTGCTAGAAAGTTTGAAAATACTGGTATAAATATTGAGGATTTAATCAGCATAGGAACAATAGGTTTAATCAAAGCAGTTAATACATTTAACCCAGAAAAGAAAATCAAATTAGCAACATATGCATCAAGATGTATAGAAAATGAAATTTTGATGTACTTACGAAGAAATAATAAAATTCGTTCGGAAGTGTCCTTTGATGAACCATTAAATATTGATTGGGATGGAAATGAACTTCTCCTTTCAGATGTATTAGGAACCGAAGAAGATATTATTACGAAAGGAATTGAAGAAAAAGTAGATCGGAAATTATTAGTGAATGCTTTGCATACTCTTAATTCAAGGGAGAAACAGATTATGGAACTCCGCTTTGGACTAGCAGGAGGAGAAGAAAAAACTCAAAAAGATGTCGCTGACTTATTAGGAATTTCTCAATCATATATTTCTAGATTAGAAAAGCGGATCATTAAAAGGTTGAGGAAAGAATTTAATAAAATGGTTTAA
- a CDS encoding small basic family protein — protein sequence MWLPFIGLLIGLLLGFWTEFRIPDAYTSYLSIAVLAALDTLFGGIRAHLQNTFEENVFVTGFFSNILLAASLAFLGVHLGVDLYLAAIFAFGVRLFNNIAVIRRILLSKWAARQEKENEV from the coding sequence ATGTGGTTGCCATTTATTGGGCTACTTATAGGTCTTCTCCTAGGATTTTGGACTGAGTTTAGAATACCAGATGCTTACACAAGCTATTTATCGATTGCTGTTTTAGCTGCACTTGATACATTATTTGGGGGAATTAGAGCACACTTACAAAATACATTTGAAGAGAATGTATTTGTTACTGGTTTTTTCTCAAATATTCTTTTAGCTGCAAGTTTAGCTTTTCTAGGTGTCCATCTTGGTGTAGACTTATATTTAGCTGCAATTTTTGCCTTTGGAGTTCGTTTGTTTAATAACATTGCTGTAATTAGACGAATTCTGCTATCAAAATGGGCAGCAAGACAAGAAAAAGAAAATGAAGTATAA
- the ftsZ gene encoding cell division protein FtsZ, translating to MLEFEMDMDQLAKIKVIGVGGGGSNAVNRMIENGLQGVEFIAVNTDAQALHLSKAEHKLQLGGKLTRGLGAGANPEVGKKAAEESREHLEGILAGADMVFITAGMGGGTGTGAAPVIAEIAKDIGALTVGVVTRPFTFEGRKRSSQAAGGIGALKEKVDTLIVIPNDRLLEIVDKNTPMLEAFREADNVLRQGVQGISDLIAVPGLINLDFADVKTIMSDKGSALMGIGVATGENRATEAAKKAISSPLLETSIDGAQGVLMNITGGTNLSLYEVHEAAEIVSSASDQEVNMIFGSVINENLKDEIVVTVIATGFNDQENMKVSRPQNPVKAGVGKKPVIQQQHHEENSYTERPSQGQGQPESVDTLDIPTFLRNRRNR from the coding sequence ATGTTAGAGTTTGAAATGGATATGGACCAGTTAGCAAAAATTAAAGTTATTGGTGTTGGTGGCGGTGGAAGTAACGCTGTTAACAGAATGATTGAAAATGGTCTTCAAGGTGTAGAATTTATTGCAGTAAATACAGATGCTCAAGCCCTACATTTATCAAAGGCTGAGCACAAGCTACAATTAGGTGGAAAACTGACACGTGGATTAGGTGCAGGAGCTAATCCTGAAGTTGGTAAAAAGGCTGCTGAAGAGAGCCGTGAGCATTTAGAAGGTATTTTAGCTGGAGCTGACATGGTGTTCATCACTGCTGGAATGGGTGGTGGAACTGGTACAGGTGCTGCACCGGTAATTGCAGAAATTGCAAAAGATATTGGTGCCTTAACAGTAGGAGTAGTTACACGTCCTTTTACGTTTGAGGGAAGAAAGCGTTCTAGTCAAGCGGCTGGAGGAATCGGAGCGCTAAAAGAGAAAGTAGATACATTAATTGTTATTCCAAATGATCGTTTACTTGAAATTGTTGATAAAAATACTCCGATGTTAGAAGCATTCCGTGAAGCGGATAATGTTCTAAGACAAGGTGTACAAGGGATTTCCGACTTAATTGCAGTTCCTGGATTAATCAACCTTGATTTTGCAGATGTAAAGACGATTATGAGTGATAAAGGATCTGCGCTCATGGGAATTGGTGTTGCTACAGGTGAAAACCGTGCAACAGAAGCTGCTAAAAAGGCAATTTCTAGTCCGTTATTAGAAACTTCAATTGATGGAGCCCAAGGGGTACTTATGAACATTACAGGTGGAACAAACTTGAGCCTGTATGAAGTCCATGAAGCAGCTGAGATTGTATCTTCAGCATCTGATCAAGAAGTAAATATGATTTTTGGTTCTGTTATTAACGAAAACTTAAAAGATGAAATAGTTGTTACAGTTATTGCAACGGGTTTTAATGATCAAGAAAACATGAAAGTTTCAAGACCACAAAATCCAGTTAAAGCAGGTGTTGGAAAAAAACCGGTCATTCAACAACAACACCATGAGGAAAATTCATACACTGAGAGACCGTCACAAGGGCAAGGTCAGCCAGAATCAGTCGATACGCTGGATATCCCAACCTTTTTAAGAAATCGCCGTAATCGTTAA
- the spoIIGA gene encoding sigma-E processing peptidase SpoIIGA, which translates to MAIYLDVIWFLNFCIDLLLLLLTALVLKRDLVKWRLLLGALVASSSIFLVITSLSSLYYHPMFKLAFSACIVVTTFGFKKFSYFIQNLLSFYFVSFICGGGLIALHYFFNNEMVILNGVVTTKSTGLGMPISWLLVLIGFPAVWFFSKKRFEQIEVRKVKYEEIVRVDLFVLDRQIQLKGLIDSGNQLQDPLTKKPVMIIDMNNLQNKFPKSIVQQAKYPEMIGDPTLQIEREWEEKLCIIPYRGIGQVNQFIIGIRPNKVIVTLDQCEELECSNVIVGLNFTNLSSEGDFNCILHPQMLIQGKKQLA; encoded by the coding sequence ATGGCTATATATTTGGATGTCATATGGTTTCTAAATTTTTGTATCGATTTATTATTACTTTTATTAACAGCACTAGTATTAAAGAGGGATTTAGTCAAATGGCGTCTTTTGTTAGGCGCACTAGTAGCATCAAGCTCGATCTTCTTAGTTATTACTTCACTAAGCTCACTATATTATCATCCAATGTTCAAATTAGCTTTTTCCGCTTGTATCGTTGTTACTACTTTTGGTTTTAAAAAGTTCTCGTACTTTATTCAAAATTTACTTTCATTCTATTTCGTTAGCTTCATATGTGGGGGTGGACTAATCGCATTACATTATTTTTTTAATAACGAAATGGTTATTTTGAATGGAGTAGTAACAACGAAATCTACAGGATTAGGGATGCCAATTAGTTGGCTCTTAGTACTTATCGGATTTCCAGCAGTTTGGTTTTTTTCTAAAAAGAGATTTGAGCAAATTGAAGTCAGGAAAGTTAAGTACGAAGAAATTGTTCGTGTAGATTTGTTTGTTTTGGATCGGCAAATACAGTTAAAGGGGTTAATTGATAGTGGCAATCAGCTACAAGATCCCTTAACCAAAAAGCCAGTTATGATAATAGATATGAACAATCTACAAAATAAATTCCCTAAATCTATCGTCCAGCAAGCAAAATACCCCGAAATGATTGGAGATCCTACTCTCCAAATCGAAAGAGAATGGGAAGAAAAACTTTGTATTATCCCGTACCGGGGAATCGGTCAAGTTAACCAATTCATAATTGGTATAAGACCTAATAAAGTAATTGTTACATTGGATCAGTGCGAGGAGCTAGAATGCAGTAATGTTATTGTAGGTTTGAATTTTACGAATTTATCATCTGAAGGAGATTTCAACTGTATTCTTCATCCGCAGATGCTTATTCAAGGAAAAAAACAATTAGCTTAG
- the ftsA gene encoding cell division protein FtsA: protein MNNKETYVSLDIGTSNVRVIIGDIANGSLNIIGVGNSKAEGIKKGSIVDIDETVRSIRRAVEQAERMIGMSIKNVIVGVSGNHIQLQPCHGVVAVSSPDREIGEEDIRRVIDAAQVFSLPPEREIIDVIPKQFIVDGLDEITDPRGMIGVRLEMEGTIITGSKTILHNLLRCVERAGLNIADICLQPLAAGSVAISKDEKSLGVALVDIGGGSMTISIFEQGTLQTTSVIPVGGDHITNDIAIGLRISTEEAERVKTKYGHAHIELASKDETFKVGKIGSELKEEFSQYELSYIIEPRLAEMLQLVENEIYRLGYQDLPGGYVLTGGTVKIPGLLELAREILQNNVRVAIPDYIGVREPQYTTGVGLIQFAHRNGKIQGKEVAATLGTIQHEENHDRREIPSKKKEGSQGKAVKKKVSNWFKVFFE from the coding sequence ATGAACAACAAGGAGACTTACGTTAGTTTAGACATCGGTACATCCAATGTTCGAGTAATCATTGGAGATATTGCTAATGGATCTTTAAATATCATTGGTGTGGGGAATTCCAAAGCTGAAGGAATCAAGAAAGGTTCTATTGTTGATATTGATGAAACAGTTCGTTCAATTAGACGAGCAGTTGAACAAGCTGAGAGAATGATTGGCATGTCAATAAAAAATGTGATTGTTGGTGTATCAGGCAACCATATTCAGCTCCAACCATGCCACGGTGTTGTGGCAGTATCAAGCCCTGATCGTGAAATTGGGGAAGAAGATATTAGAAGAGTGATTGATGCTGCGCAAGTATTTTCGCTTCCACCTGAACGTGAAATCATTGATGTTATTCCTAAGCAATTTATTGTAGATGGTCTAGACGAGATAACCGACCCAAGAGGGATGATAGGTGTCCGACTAGAAATGGAAGGAACAATTATTACGGGTTCCAAAACAATTTTACATAACTTACTACGCTGTGTAGAAAGAGCAGGGTTAAATATAGCAGATATTTGTTTACAACCTTTAGCGGCGGGTTCTGTTGCCATATCAAAAGATGAAAAAAGTTTAGGAGTTGCCCTTGTAGATATAGGGGGTGGCTCAATGACTATTTCAATTTTTGAGCAAGGCACTTTACAAACTACATCAGTAATTCCAGTTGGTGGCGACCATATAACAAATGATATTGCCATTGGACTTAGAATTTCTACAGAAGAAGCTGAAAGAGTAAAAACCAAATATGGACATGCTCATATTGAACTGGCTTCAAAAGATGAAACTTTTAAAGTGGGTAAAATTGGAAGTGAGTTAAAGGAAGAGTTTTCTCAATATGAACTCTCTTATATTATTGAACCTAGATTAGCCGAAATGTTACAGTTAGTAGAAAATGAGATTTATAGACTTGGGTATCAAGATTTACCAGGTGGGTATGTGTTGACTGGCGGTACGGTCAAAATACCTGGGTTACTCGAGTTAGCAAGGGAAATTCTTCAAAATAATGTTAGGGTTGCTATTCCTGATTATATTGGAGTACGTGAGCCACAATACACCACTGGAGTTGGCTTAATACAATTTGCCCACCGCAATGGTAAAATTCAAGGCAAAGAAGTTGCTGCAACTCTAGGGACAATTCAACATGAAGAAAATCATGATCGAAGAGAAATTCCTTCAAAAAAGAAGGAAGGCTCACAAGGAAAAGCAGTTAAGAAGAAAGTATCAAATTGGTTTAAAGTGTTTTTTGAGTAG
- the sigG gene encoding RNA polymerase sporulation sigma factor SigG, whose product MTRNKVEICGVDTAKLPVLTNKEMRQLFEELQSGDISAREKLINGNLRLVLSVIQRFNNRGEYVDDLFQVGCIGLMKSIDNFDLSQNVKFSTYAVPMIIGEIRRYLRDNNPIRVSRSLRDIAYKALQVRDSLMSEKSRDREPTIQEIAKVLNVPKEDIVFALDAIQDPVSLFEPIYNDGGDPIYVMDQISDDKHKDIQWVEEIALKEAMVRLSEREKMILNMRFFQGKTQMEVADEIGISQAQVSRLEKAAIQQMNKHAKA is encoded by the coding sequence TTGACACGAAATAAAGTTGAAATATGTGGTGTTGATACAGCAAAATTGCCAGTACTAACAAACAAAGAGATGCGCCAGTTATTTGAGGAACTACAAAGTGGTGATATCTCAGCAAGAGAAAAGCTCATTAACGGCAACTTAAGATTAGTTTTAAGTGTAATTCAACGCTTTAACAACAGGGGAGAGTATGTTGATGATTTATTTCAAGTTGGATGTATTGGTTTAATGAAATCAATTGACAACTTTGATTTAAGTCAAAATGTAAAATTTTCTACCTATGCAGTACCAATGATCATTGGGGAAATTAGGCGCTATTTACGGGATAATAACCCAATTAGAGTGTCTAGATCACTAAGGGATATTGCTTACAAAGCATTGCAAGTAAGAGACTCATTAATGAGTGAGAAAAGCCGTGATCGAGAACCAACTATTCAAGAAATTGCAAAAGTACTTAACGTACCAAAAGAGGATATTGTGTTTGCTCTTGATGCTATTCAAGATCCTGTTTCACTATTTGAACCAATTTATAATGATGGGGGCGATCCGATCTATGTAATGGATCAAATTAGTGATGATAAACATAAGGATATCCAGTGGGTAGAGGAAATTGCTTTAAAAGAAGCAATGGTCCGTTTAAGTGAACGGGAGAAAATGATTTTAAATATGCGCTTCTTCCAAGGGAAAACACAGATGGAAGTAGCTGATGAAATTGGCATTTCTCAAGCTCAAGTATCGCGCCTTGAGAAAGCAGCCATTCAACAAATGAATAAGCATGCAAAAGCTTGA
- a CDS encoding DUF881 domain-containing protein — protein MKDRMIIFAIVTTIIGFMIAIQFKTTKEPVVRDTRDILQLRQDLRVEKERQQELNQEIEKQFLLLSQLQEQENIEDVMIDALNDLKERSGLTPVSGEGIILEIKPMYTDYGFIPQTVPPHLLRILINELNIYNARDIAIGNQRIISTSAIRDVNGVTHVNARRIPNLPLRVKVLANDAEKLHHEMIVSQSVEYFAIENLSLTSTPINFTTLPGYDQSLRVRYLQPIKEES, from the coding sequence GTGAAGGATCGAATGATTATTTTTGCAATTGTTACGACGATTATAGGTTTTATGATTGCAATTCAGTTTAAAACGACGAAAGAGCCAGTTGTAAGAGATACACGTGACATTTTGCAATTAAGGCAAGATTTACGTGTAGAAAAAGAAAGGCAACAAGAATTAAATCAAGAAATTGAAAAACAATTTTTATTGTTAAGTCAACTTCAAGAACAAGAAAATATTGAAGATGTAATGATTGATGCATTGAATGATTTAAAAGAAAGATCAGGATTAACTCCGGTAAGTGGAGAAGGGATTATCCTTGAAATTAAACCGATGTACACTGACTATGGGTTTATTCCTCAAACGGTTCCGCCCCATTTATTAAGGATTTTAATAAATGAGCTTAACATTTATAATGCGCGAGATATTGCGATTGGAAACCAACGAATTATTTCTACATCAGCCATTCGGGACGTTAACGGGGTCACCCATGTAAACGCCAGAAGAATACCAAATTTACCATTAAGAGTAAAGGTACTTGCAAATGATGCGGAAAAACTTCATCATGAAATGATCGTTTCACAGTCTGTAGAATACTTTGCGATTGAAAATTTAAGCTTAACATCAACACCAATTAATTTCACAACATTACCTGGGTATGATCAATCTCTACGGGTTCGATATTTACAGCCGATAAAGGAGGAATCTTAA